The following proteins come from a genomic window of Sesamum indicum cultivar Zhongzhi No. 13 linkage group LG10, S_indicum_v1.0, whole genome shotgun sequence:
- the LOC105172532 gene encoding zinc finger CCCH domain-containing protein 49: protein MAHRLLRDAEADGWERSDFPIICESCLGDNPYVRMTKADYDKECKICTRPFTVFRWRPGRDARYKKTEICQTCSKLKNVCQVCLLDLEYGLPVQVRDTALSINSNDAIPKSDVNREYFAEEHDRRARAGIDYESSYGKVRPNDTILKLQRTTPYYKRNRAHVCSFYVRGQCTRGPECPYRHEMPVEGELSQQNIKDRYYGVNDPVALKLLNKAGEMPSLEPPEDESIRTLYVGGLDARVTEQDLRDNFYAHGEIESVKMVLQRACAFVTYTTREGAEKAAEELANKLVIKGLRLKLLWGKPQVPKPETEGSDEAKQQAAVAHSGLLPRAVISQQQNQPLQPPGTQNQPPPMPYFNIPPLPQQDRAYYPSMDPQRMGALVPSQEGAPSGSGSNEGKSGSEQKQPQAQHYGHPGMPPPPGQFYPPYYPPYGYMPPPVPPPHQQYPQPYQSRMPPPPPPPAGDQASYQQKAPAGTSQQQ from the exons ATGGCACATAGGCTGTTGAGGGACGCAGAAGCTGATGGATGGGAGCGGTCTGACTTCCCGATTATATGTGAATCGTGTCTTGGAGACAATCCCTATGTTCGAATG ACAAAAGCTGACTATGATAAGGAGTGCAAGATTTGCACTCGACCATTCACGGTGTTCAGGTGGAGGCCTGGTCGTGACGCAAGATATAAGAAGACTGAGATTTGCCAAACCTGCAGTAAGCTGAAAAATGTGTGTCAAGTTTGCCTTCTGGATCTTGAATATGGGCTGCCCGTTCAGGTTCGAGATACTGCTTTGAGTATCAATTCCAATGACGCCATTCCAAAGAGTGATGTGAACAGGGAATACTTTGCAGAGGAGCATGATCGCAGG GCAAGAGCTGGGATAGATTATGAATCTTCATATGGAAAGGTACGCCCAAATGATACCATCTTGAAGCTCCAGAGAACCACACCATACTACAAGAGGAACCGAGCGCATGTTTGCAGTTTCTATGTTCGTGGTCAATGTACAAGAGGTCCGGAGTGCCCTTACAGGCATGAAATGCCTGTTGAAGGTGAATTGTCTCagcaaaatattaaagatCGTTACTATGG AGTTAATGATCCTGTGGCATTGAAGCTATTGAACAAGGCTGGAGAAATGCCTTCTCTTGAGCCTCCTGAAGATGAGAGCATAAGAACCCTTTATGTAGGTGGGCTTGATGCAAGGGTTACAGAGCAGGACCTAAGAGACAATTTCTACGCTCATGGAGAAATTGAGTCTGTCAAGATGGTCCTCCAGCGAGCTTGTGCTTTTGTAACTTACACGACAAGAGAAGGTGCAGAGAAAGCAGCTGAAGAACTTGCTAACAAACTGGTTATCAAAGGCCTGAGGCTGAAACTGCTCTGGGGCAAACCACAAGTCCCAAAGCCGGAAACAGAAGGCTCTGATGAAGCAAAGCAGCAAGCAGCTGTAGCTCACAGTGGGTTGTTGCCAAGGGCGGTCATATCACAGCAGCAGAATCAGCCTCTTCAGCCCCCTGGCACCCAAAACCAACCTCCTCCCATGCCATACTTCAATATTCCTCCATTGCCTCAGCAAGATAGGGCATATTATCCTTCAATGGATCCCCAGAGGATGGGTGCCCTTGTCCCTTCTCAAGAGGGGGCTCCTAGTGGTTCTGGATCTAATGAAGGTAAAAGTGGGTCGGAGCAGAAGCAGCCACAAGCTCAGCATTATGGTCACCCTGGTATGCCACCCCCTCCAGGTCAATTCTATCCGCCATATTATCCACCGTATGGGTATATGCCGCCTCCAGTGCCTCCACCTCATCAACAGTACCCTCAGCCCTATCAATCTAGGATGCCTCCCCCTCCACCGCCTCCTGCTGGTGACCAGGCATCTTATCAGCAGAAAGCACCTGCTGGGACGTCACAGCAACAGTAA
- the LOC105172533 gene encoding probable sodium/metabolite cotransporter BASS2, chloroplastic isoform X1, producing the protein MSLSLCFTPLISQARQTPARIPLYRPLSPIDISARPKFAYSRFSSRINYGVNENFENLAAVVPPDKQPRWESWLATAASLYPVYVTVGGVVAFLKPSTFSWFVNLGPTSYSLTLGFIMLAMGITLELKELVNLFRQRPLSILFGCAAQYTIMPAFGMIVSKLLGLSPSLSVGLILVSCCPGGTASNVVTLIAQGDVPLSIVMTVCTTLGAVILTPLLTKILAGTYVPVNAVDLSMSTLQVVVAPILLGSYLQSTFPEAVKLMTPFAPLLAVLSSSLLACSVFSENVVRLKSSVVGASLSSNTSPILHAQALLSSELGVIVLSVIMLHFAGFFVGYLSAAFGGFKESQRRAISIEVGMQNSSLGVVLATSHFTSPMVALPSAISAVIMNIMGSSLGFFWRYIDPSGPKSRPEAAEE; encoded by the exons ATGTCTCTTTCTCTCTGCTTCACGCCATTGATCTCCCAAGCAAGACAAACCCCTGCAAGAATCCCTCTCTACAGACCTCTCAGCCCAATTGATATCTCTGCCAGACCAAAGTTTGCATATTCAAGATTTTCAAGTAGAATTAACTATGGGGTTAATgagaattttgagaacttaGCAGCAGTTGTGCCGCCTGATAAGCAGCCCAGATGGGAGAGCTGGTTGGCCACTGCTGCAAGTTTGTACCCTGTTTATGTGACTGTTGGAGGGGTGGTTGCTTTTTTGAAACCCTCAACTTTTTCTTGGTTTGTGAATTTGGGTCCAACTTCATATAGCTTGACTCTTGGGTTTATTATGCTGGCTATGGGTATAACTTTGGAGCTCAAAGAGTTGGTCAATCTGTTCAGACAACGGCCTCTTTCT ATACTCTTCGGTTGTGCTGCTCAATACACTATTATGCCTGCTTTTGGGATGATAGTTAGCAAGTTGTTGGGGCTCTCACCATCTCTTTCAGTAGGGTTGATATTGGTCTCTTGTTGCCCGGGAGGTACAGCATCCAACGTG GTAACCTTAATTGCTCAAGGAGACGTGCCGTTGTCGATCGTAATGACAGTATGTACCACCCTTGGAGCGGTGATCCTTACCCCTCTCTTGACTAAGATTCTTGCAGGAACTTATGTTCCTGTCAACGCCGTTGATCTATCCATGAGCACCTTGCAG GTGGTAGTTGCTCCGATTCTGCTAGGTTCTTATCTGCAGAGCACATTTCCTGAAGCAGTGAAACTAATGACTCCTTTTGCACCGCTGTTAGCCGTTTTATCTTCCTCACTTCTTGCTTGCAG TGTATTCTCCGAAAATGTCGTGCGTCTGAAGTCTTCAGTTGTTGGAGCATCGTTATCCTCCAATACATCTCCAATTCTTCATGCTCAAGCATTGCTCTCAAGTGAGTTGGGTGTCATTGTTCTTTCGGTCATAATGCTGCATTTTGCTGGTTTCTTTGTGGG GTACCTATCTGCAGCTTTTGGTGGATTTAAGGAGTCACAACGGCGTGCAATATCAATTGAG GTCGGCATGCAAAACTCCTCGTTAGGAGTGGTTTTAGCTACTTCTCATTTCACCTCACCCATGGTCGCATTACCCTCAGCTATATCAGCCGTAATTATGAACATCATGGGCAGCAGTCTAGGTTTCTTCTGGAGGTACATCGATCCTTCTGGTCCAAAGAGTCGTCCTGAAGCAGCTGAGGAGTGA
- the LOC105172533 gene encoding probable sodium/metabolite cotransporter BASS2, chloroplastic isoform X2, which translates to MSLSLCFTPLISQARQTPARIPLYRPLSPIDISARPKFAYSRFSSRINYGVNENFENLAAVVPPDKQPRWESWLATAASLYPVYVTVGGVVAFLKPSTFSWFVNLGPTSYSLTLGFIMLAMGITLELKELVNLFRQRPLSILFGCAAQYTIMPAFGMIVSKLLGLSPSLSVGLILVSCCPGGTASNVVTLIAQGDVPLSIVMTVCTTLGAVILTPLLTKILAGTYVPVNAVDLSMSTLQVVVAPILLGSYLQSTFPEAVKLMTPFAPLLAVLSSSLLACSVFSENVVRLKSSVVGASLSSNTSPILHAQALLSSELGVIVLSVIMLHFAGFFVGYLSAAFGGFKESQRRAISIEALIFGNLMGY; encoded by the exons ATGTCTCTTTCTCTCTGCTTCACGCCATTGATCTCCCAAGCAAGACAAACCCCTGCAAGAATCCCTCTCTACAGACCTCTCAGCCCAATTGATATCTCTGCCAGACCAAAGTTTGCATATTCAAGATTTTCAAGTAGAATTAACTATGGGGTTAATgagaattttgagaacttaGCAGCAGTTGTGCCGCCTGATAAGCAGCCCAGATGGGAGAGCTGGTTGGCCACTGCTGCAAGTTTGTACCCTGTTTATGTGACTGTTGGAGGGGTGGTTGCTTTTTTGAAACCCTCAACTTTTTCTTGGTTTGTGAATTTGGGTCCAACTTCATATAGCTTGACTCTTGGGTTTATTATGCTGGCTATGGGTATAACTTTGGAGCTCAAAGAGTTGGTCAATCTGTTCAGACAACGGCCTCTTTCT ATACTCTTCGGTTGTGCTGCTCAATACACTATTATGCCTGCTTTTGGGATGATAGTTAGCAAGTTGTTGGGGCTCTCACCATCTCTTTCAGTAGGGTTGATATTGGTCTCTTGTTGCCCGGGAGGTACAGCATCCAACGTG GTAACCTTAATTGCTCAAGGAGACGTGCCGTTGTCGATCGTAATGACAGTATGTACCACCCTTGGAGCGGTGATCCTTACCCCTCTCTTGACTAAGATTCTTGCAGGAACTTATGTTCCTGTCAACGCCGTTGATCTATCCATGAGCACCTTGCAG GTGGTAGTTGCTCCGATTCTGCTAGGTTCTTATCTGCAGAGCACATTTCCTGAAGCAGTGAAACTAATGACTCCTTTTGCACCGCTGTTAGCCGTTTTATCTTCCTCACTTCTTGCTTGCAG TGTATTCTCCGAAAATGTCGTGCGTCTGAAGTCTTCAGTTGTTGGAGCATCGTTATCCTCCAATACATCTCCAATTCTTCATGCTCAAGCATTGCTCTCAAGTGAGTTGGGTGTCATTGTTCTTTCGGTCATAATGCTGCATTTTGCTGGTTTCTTTGTGGG GTACCTATCTGCAGCTTTTGGTGGATTTAAGGAGTCACAACGGCGTGCAATATCAATTGAG GCGCTGATCTTCGGAAATTTGATGGGATATTAA
- the LOC105172534 gene encoding uncharacterized protein LOC105172534, whose product MRAPFHILKLLWICWFTVKVLAAYFLLLQAKMSENFHVEDVKEDIGYSCSLSEVDAILLDTETSQLNWPESMMNSLTHDRIHKSAEPGGRKSRKACNGCSISPPSLHSGLRPPSLLEQQLLPVIKGNDAAPFSSSGEKFKSAQLTIFYKGEINVYDTVSADKARAIMVLACESSLSAAVAKNAADSHVPMTRKESVPPASNSLFTVTD is encoded by the exons atGCGTGCCCCTTTTCATATTCTGAAGTTGCTTTGGATTTGTTGGTTCACTGTTAAGGTTCTTGCAGCTTATTTCCTACTTCTTCAGGCAAAAATGTCTGAAAACTTTCATGTTGAGGATGTTAAAGAAGATATTGGTTACTCATGTTCATTGTCAGAAGTTGATGCCATCCTTCTTGATACAGAAACCTCGCAGTTGAATTGGCCTGAGAGCATGATGAACTCGTTGACGCATGATCGCATTCATAAATCAGCCGAACCTGGAGGAAGAAAATCGAGAAAGGCGTGTAATGGCTGCAGTATATCACCACCTAGTCTTCATAGTGGTCTTCGACCTCCTTCACTTCTCGAGCAACAACTCCTTCCAGTGATCAA GGGCAATGATGCGGCTCCATTCTCATCGTCAGGAGAGAAGTTCAAATCAGCACAGCTAACAATTTTCTACAAGGGAGAGATCAATGTTTATGACACTGTCTCTGCTGATAAG GCAAGGGCTATTATGGTTCTAGCATGTGAAAGTTCTCTATCAGCTGCTGTTGCAAAAAATGCAGCAGATTCACATGTGCCGATGACACGCAAAGAATCTGTCCCACCGGCGAGTAATTCCCTTTTTACCGTCACTGATTAA
- the LOC105172535 gene encoding uncharacterized protein LOC105172535: MGTAEITVVEEVVMRSRSSSSSPLLAFPADNAMNNNYNRTKDLPTLSLNHVSFLCKSVTKSVQFYEQVLGFGLIKRPSSFDFEGAWLFNHGVGIHLLEAEKVGKEKKKGRINPKDNHISFQCSDMDVIMKKLEGMGVEYVKGVVREGGIVVDQIFFHDPDGYMIEICNCQNLPLLPLSSSSSSCPLPKNTLTTSSSFYGNMHCSGEVEALMMENLALGMMNISI; this comes from the exons ATGGGGACTGCAGAAATAACTGTTGTAGAAGAAGTAGTGATGAGGAGcagatcatcatcatcatcaccactTCTTGCATTTCCAGCTGATAATGCAATGAACAACAACTACAACAGAACAAAGGATTTGCCTACGTTGTCACTCAACCATGTCTCTTTCCTCTGCAAATCGGTGACGAAGTCTGTGCAGTTCTATGAACAAGTTCTAGGGTTTGGTCTCATCAAGAGACCCTCTTCCTTTGACTTTGAAGGAGCTTG GTTGTTCAACCATGGGGTGGGAATCCATCTGCTGGAAGCAGAGAAAGTagggaaggagaagaagaaagggaGAATAAACCCAAAGGACAACCACATATCATTCCAGTGTTCAGACATGGATGTGATCATGAAGAAACTGGAGGGGATGGGGGTGGAGTATGTGAAGGGTGTGGTGAGGGAGGGAGGGATTGTGGTTGATCAGATCTTCTTCCATGACCCTGATGGTTACATGATTGAGATCTGCAACTGCCAAAACCTCCCACTCCTCCcactctcttcttcttcttcttcttgccCTCTTCCCAAAAATACCCTCACTACTTCCTCCTCTTTCTATG GAAACATGCACTGCAGTGGAGAAGTAGAAGCCCTGATGATGGAGAACTTGGCATTGGGCATGATGAACATTTCCATTTGA